In the genome of Maribacter forsetii DSM 18668, the window CCAACGGAAATGGTAAATATTACTTCTATGTATTTTAAAGGAGCAACTAAATTAGTCTTGGCAATCTGAAAAGCTTTTGTCATGAATACTTGACCAAAAAAACCAAATAGACCTAAGCTTGATAATAATAACCAATCAATTCCCATAGGATTTACCCAATCTTTAATACTTAAAATACCTCCTATTATAGTACCTGTGAACATAAAGTAATTTACGATGACTAACGGGTGATCACCGTTTCCTATTTTTCTAATCAGTACATATACTAAGCCGCTGAAAACAGATGCTGCCAATACCAATAATAAACCGGTGGTATTTATAGTGTTATCAAAGCCTTTTAATACTAGAACACCGGCAAATGCAAATAAAAATAAAAACCATTGAATAGGTTTTAATCTTTCTTTAAGCAGAAAAACAGCAAATACAGCCGCATAAATAGGAGCCAGATACCTAAGTGATACAGCTGTGCCCACAGGTAAATATTTTAAGGACATAAAAAACAAACTCATTGCGGTTAAACCTGCAAGAGCTCTAAATATCATAAACTTACGGTTGTTGCCTAATATAGGAATGCCTTTTACTAGTATATATGTTGTTCCTAAAATTAGGGAACCTATGGTTCTGAAGAATACAATTTCAAAGGTGGGAATATGTTCTAGATATTTTATAAACGAATTCATTAAACTAAATGAAAACGTACTAATGCTCATAAATAAAATTGCCTTCTTCACAGTCCAAAATTGTCCTTGCAAAGTTAAAGGGGCACTATAGATATCCCCGAGTAAATTTGTGATAATTGTGGGTTATTCTTAAGTTTTATCATTCTGATAATATTAGCTAATAAAAGGTTGTTTTTCAATGGTGTAATTGAAGTATATTCATCATACTAGAAATAAAGAGAGTCATTTTTTGACATTTATGAGACTCAAAAACTAGTTGTACTTCCAAAATACGCTGTCAATCATATTTATGGTTAATAATACCGTATGTAAAAGTTATAATAGAGGTAAGGTTAGAGATAGTTTTTCATAATTCTCTTAACTTGGCATCACAATATAAATTGTCTAATCAAATAGCAAGTTATTATTTTTTAAATTATAATTACAACTAAATAAATACATAATAAATGAACGAATTATTATCCTTGAAAGATAAAAATTATGCCCTTTCTGGCGGAACGGGAACCTTGGGTGGTTCTATTGCCAAATATTTGGTAGAGAATGGTGCTAAAGTTTTATTACTAGGTAGGTCTGAAGATAAATTAAAGGACAAACAAGAGGAATTAAATACACTGGTTCCAAAAAGTACATTTATTTTCAAGGTCGATGTAATGGATGAAGGTGAACTTACAACGTTAAAAAATAAAATTAAAGAAGACTTCGGTCATCTGGACGGACTAGTAAACCTTGCGGGTGGTAATATACCAGGGGCAACCGTAAAACCAGATCAGACTGTTAGAGACATTGCTATGAGCGATACCAGAAAAGTAGTCGATATTAATTTATTTGGTACCGTTATACCTACCATAGTTTTAAGTGAATTAATGGTAGAACAAGGTTATGGTTCTATTGTGAATATTTCATCTATGGCAGCCAAGCAGACCATATCTAGAGTTCTTGGATATTCCATGGCAAAAAGTGCAGTTGATATTTTTACCAAGTGGATGGCAAATGAATTAGCGTCTAAACATGGAGATAAAATTAGGGTTAATGCAGTTGCGCCTGGGTTTTTCATAGGAAATCAAAATAGACGCTTACTTACCAACGAAGATGGTTCTTTCACAGAAAGAGGAAATAGTATTATTAAGAATACCCCAATGGGTCGTTTTGGAGATGCGTCAGAATTAAATGGGATGGTACATTATCTGCTTAGTGATGCTTCAAGTTTCGTTACAGGGAGCATTTTTGATGTTGATGGTGGTTTTACATCATTTTCCGGTGTATAATTTTGAAATTCATCTTGATTACAAAAAATAGTTAATATCGATTTGTTTTAACTGTTTTTTGTAATCGATTACCTAACTTTAAAACTGATTTTAGTGGTCGAATTTTACCTAGTTTTTGGTGATTTTTTTCTATCTAAAATATAAAGTTCGCTATTTACATAATTAGTTTTCATGCGTATTATTCATATTGGTTTTCTTATCACTTTCTGTCTTTTAATTTCTTGTCAAACCAGCTTTAAAGAGACTCAAGTTTCTTTAGAACCTTATACTGTTGAAGATGGTTTTAATTTAGAAGTTTTAGCAGCTGAGCCATTGTTAAAGGCTCCCGTTGCTATAGATTTTGATGCAAAGGGTAGAATTTGGGTTGCTCAAATGCCCGGTTACATGAATGATTTACAAGGTTCTGGTGAAGAAGATCCAACCGGTAGTATTATAATTCTTGAAGATTTGGATGAAGACGGAATTGCGGATCATTCAAAAATTTTTATGGATAGCTTGGTGATGCCTCGTGCTCTGGCACATGTATATGGTGGTTTACTATATGCTGAGCCTCCGTATTTATGGTTTGTTGATATAGAAGACGATAAACCGGTAAATAAAGTTATGGTCGATTCTATTTATGCGGTTGAAGGAAACCCAGAGCATCAACCAAACGGATTGGAATTGAATATTGATAACTGGATTTACAATGCAAAGTCTAATTTCAGGTATAGAAGAATTGACGGGGTATGGAAAAAGGAACCTACTACCTTTAGAGGGCAATGGGGTATTACCCATGATAATTTTGGTAGGCTTTATTACAATGACAATTCAAGAATTTTGTTGGGAGATTATGTGCTGCCTAATACCGTAATAGAAAATAAGTATTTTACACCTAATGCTAGCGTTGATAAACTTCTTACCAATGATCAAAGAGTGTATCCTGCTTTTGCAGGGTCTGTAAATAGGGGGTACGCAAAGGGAGTGCTAAATGCGGATAGTATTTTAGTTAATGCTACAGCTGCTTGTAGTCCGCTGGTTTATAGAGGTGGTAAGTTTACCGAGTCATATGACGAAAATATTTTTGTCTGTATTCCTGAAGGTAATTTAATTAAGCGAGTGCTTTTAAATTTTACTGGAGATTCTACCATTGCACAACAAGCCTGGCAAAAGAAAGAATTTATTACGTCTACAGATGAAGGCTTTAGACCGGTAAGTTTAAAAAATGGACCTGATGGAAATATGTATGTTGTTGATATGCATAGAGGTATGATTGGTCATCATGCTTATATGAGTCCGTATTTAAGGGATAATGCGAAAGCAAAGGAATTAGATACTATTGTGAATTTTGGAAGAATCTTAAAAGTATCCCATGAAAATGCTGAGGTGAATGTTACACCAGACTTTAATAGTTTGAACGGTAGTGAATTGGTAAAGTTATTATTGAACGATAATGGTTGGGTTCGCGACCGTGCCCAGCATTATTTAATCTTTAAAAAATTTAATGCTGTAATTGATGAAGTAAAAGAAATTGCATTGAATTCTAAAAAGCCATTAAGTCAAATTCATGCATTGTACGTGCTTGAAGGTTGGAAAGCATTGTCATTTGAATTTTTGACAGAGGTTATCATAAGAAGTGATGAAAATGTAGCCTCTCATGCTCTTTTACTTTTAAAAGGATTTGCAACCAAAGAAAATGTAGAAGAAGCTATATCAATATTTAAAACTGTTTTGGAGCGTGATACTATTAGTTTGGATCTTTATTTAGGTAGTTCATTAGGTAGTTGGATTAAGATTGATGAAGATCATTTTTTACCATTTATGATGGAAATTTTAAATAGAAGAGAAAACAATATAACTATAGTAGAGGCTGTAATTTCGGGTTTAGACGCTGTTGATTCTGATATTTATGCCAATGCTATTGTTATGGATAGCCTAAAACATACCCCTTTTGTAAACAAACTGGCAAGAACTATTTCAGATAAAAAAGCGGATAAGATGAATGCCATTTTTACAATTGAGAAAACTACTGAAGATACACGTACAAGTGGTGCTCGAATGTTTTTTCAGATTTGCGCATCTTGCCATGGTGCCGGTGGTAAGGGAATTGAAGGTTTAGCACCTCCTTTAATGAATTCCGAACACGTTAAAAATACAGAGAGACTAGCACTTATAATTTTACATGGACTTGAAGGTCCTGTGCATGTAAATGGTGAAGTTTATAATATTAATTTAGCAATGCCTGGTCTTATTAGAAATGAAACTATAACAGATACGGATATAGCCAATATAATATCATACGTAACCAATGCTTTTTCTGATAAACCGAAAAGGTTAAGCACCAATCGTATAAAAGAATTAAGAAGTGTGAAGTCTTCTTCTGGTATGGAATTTACAGAAAAAGAACTTCAAGCACTTGATAATTAATCTAAACTGATTACATACTTTTTCTAATCCCCATTTCCAAGCCCCTTAATTCGGCTAAGCCTCTTAGTCTACCAATACCGGAATACCCAGGGTTGGTTTTCTTTCTCAAGTCATCTAGCATTTTGTGCCCGTGATCAGGGCGCAAAGGCATTCTGGTATCTTTACGACCAGAAGCTTTTCTTTTATCCTGCTCTTTGATCAAAGCTTTCATAACACCATACATGTCAACATCTCCCTCTAAATGGTTGGCTTCATGAAAATTTCCATCAGCATCGCGTTGTGTGCTACGTAAATGGATAAAATGAATGCGATTACCTAAGCGTTCTACCATGCCTGGTAAATCATTATCCGGTCTAACACCAAATGAACCTGTACAGAAAGTTAATCCGTTGTTTGGGCTATCCACTGCTTTATATAGGTCAACAATATCTTGCTCTGTACTTACAACACGTGGTAAGCCTAGAATAGGGAAAGGTGGATCATCTGGGTGAATACACATACGTATACCTGATTTTTCCGCAACCGGAATAATTTCGGATAAAAACTCGAATAAATTTTCTTTCAATTCATTCGGTCCTATTTTATCATAGGTAGCTAAAATGGTATTGAATTCTTCTAATGTATACCCTTCTTCAGCCCCTGGTAACCCTGCAATAATATTGCTTATCAACTTTTTCTTTCCTTCTTCGGTAAGTTGATCAAAATATGTTTTAGCGGCAGATTTCTGAGCGTCTGTATAAGTGTTTTCTGCACCTGGTCTTTTTAGTAGGTATAATTCAAAGGCTGCAAATGCATCAGCTTCAAATCTAAGAGCTGTAGAACCGTCTTCTATTTCAAAATCTAAATTGGTTCTGGTCCAATCAAGTACCGGCATAAAGTTATAGCAAACCGTATCTATACCGCATTCTCCTAAATTAGTGAGTGTTTGTTTGTAATTTTCATAGTAGGTCTTATAATCACCATTTTGGGTCTTGATCTGTTCGTGAATAGGAACACTTTCTACAACAGACCAAGTTAAACCTGCTGCTTCTATTATATTCTTACGCTCCATTATATCATTTACAGACCACACTACACCATTAGGTATATAATGTAATGCACTTACTACACCTGTTGCACCTGCTTGTTTAATATCTAATAATGATACGGGATCGTTTGGTCCGTACCAACGCCATGTTTGTTCCATTTTTCTTTGTTATAATTTATTAAACTCCACTAAAAGCACTAAAACCTCCATCAATAGGGACAACTACACCTGTTACAAATTTTGATGCTTCGGCACATAAATAATGAATAGTACCATTTAATTCATCTGTTTCACCAAATCTTTTCATGGGTGTATTTTGTATTATAGTATCGCCTCTATCTGTAAAATTACCAGTTTCTTCATCAATTAAAAGATTTCTATTTTGATTTCCTATAAAAAACCCTGGAGCAATTGCATTTACACGTAAACCTTCACCAAATTTAGTTGCTAGTTCTACCGATAACCATTTGGTGAAATTATCTATAGCAGCTTTAGATGCAGAGTAACCAACCACTCTAGTTATTGCACTTTGCGCAGTCATAGAGGAGATGTTTATAATAACACCTTGTTTATTGTTGGCCATTTCTTTACCAAAAACCAATGCTGGTAGAATGCTGCCAAATAGGTTTAAGTCTACCACTTTTTTAAAGTGGTCTATGTTTACATCAAAAATAGTCTGGTCTTTACCAATAGTGGCACCGGGCATATTACCGCCTGCAGCATTTATTAGGATGTCAATTTTTCCATATTGAGCCATTATTTTGTCTGAAACGTTTTTTAAACTTTGCTCATCTAAAGCATTACATACAAAACCAGATACGTTATCTCCTTTCTTTTTAAGTTTTGTTATTGCATTATTGACGATATCTTCTTTGTAATCTAAAATAACTACTGTGGCGCCATTTTGTATTAGATAGTTGGCCATTTCACCACCAAGAATTCCGCCTCCGCCTGTTATTAAAATTACTTTACTGTCAATATTGAATAGATTCATGTTATTAATATTTTAATTTAATTGTGTGATTACCACTTTTTAGATGGATGAGGTTATTTGTTGATTTTAGTTTTTTACCATTTAATTCAATTAACCTAAAATTAGGGGGAGCTATAAATTCTGCTGTCATGTTGTTGGGTATTGTAATGGTATAATTATAAGTATTATTACCTTTTTTGAAATTTGCTATGATAACTCCATTTTTGGTAGGTACTTGTATGTTAGAAAAAGTTAAATCAGCCAATTGTGGTTTTATTTCGGCAACCTTAAAACCTGCCGTTTTTGGCTTTATGCCCCACATATAACGTGTAGTAATGTTCAAAGGAGCTGTTCCCCATGCATGGTTCCAATCAGAATTCGGTTTGTACTTAACATCCCAAGCCTCTAAAGTCATGGTTGCACCTATTTGAATCATATTCCACCAACTTCTATCGTTTTCAGTTTCTGTAATTAAGTTTAATGCATATTGGGCTTCATTACTATTATATAATCCTTCCAGTAAATATTGAGAGCCATATACACTGCATGCCATACCTCTAGTTTTGATAAAATCTGTAACTGATTTTTTATGATTTTGTGGCACAATACCAAATGCTAAGGGCATCATATTGGCATGTAAAGAAGAATGAGTAGAACCTTCTCCGTCTATATAGTATCCTTTTTTTTCATCAAAGAATAAAGTGTTGATAACAGATTTTACAATACCTGCTTTCTTATTAAAAAATTTAACATCTTCTTCTTTACCTAAAAAAGCGGCTATTTCACTCATCAATTTTAGATTATAATAGTAGAAGGAGTTAATCACAGTATTTACTGGTACTATTTCATAACCATCTCTTTCACCTTCTGCAGTGGCAAGTTCCCATCCTGTATCTTTCTGTGCAGGTGGCCAGTCAATGATGTCCTTTATTTTTGTATCTGGTTTTTTAAAGCCTAGTTTTTGAATTAACTCTTTATTCAGGTTAGGTGAAGAAGAACTAATTAGTCCATCCGCACGTTCTAAATCCATTAAGGTTTTTAATTTTAGATTTTCATAATGCTCTTGTAAGGGTTTTAAATCGCCCGTATACATATAATCTGTGTAAAACATGGGTACGGTGTGCAATAACCACTCCGTTGGCCAAGTTGGGTTTTCAATAAAGTATGCATTTGTTCTTCTGGCCATATTGTATAGACTATCTACACTGTAATGGCTTAATTGATTTATGTAGGCGTCTGCTTCATATGGAATTCTCTCACGATCACCATCAACATATAAACCTGTAAAACTTGTAGCCTTAATCGTGTGTTTACAAAGTTGCCATATGGAGTCTAATATTTTGTTCGATGATGAAAATGAACTGGCATTGTCGTTGAATTTATTGTGCAATGCACTTTGATGTACTGATAATTTTTTAAATGGAATTTTTAAATTTTCTATCTCACAATATCTAAAAGGCATAACCGCACCTATACTATCAGGCAATAAAATAGCAGCTCCGGTTGAATTTCGTTTGTCAGGTGTTAGTTTTAATTTAATTATTTGGTTAGCAGGTAAATTTGCTAAGACTACTTTTTGATATCTAATTGTGGCTTCCGGATTTCTGTCTATTCTATTATCTTTATTTAGTTTTTCACCTAAATGTACAACTAGTGAATCTCCTTGCCCTATAGTACTGCTTAACTGTACGGTGCCAAAGAATGCTTTTCCAAAATCTATTAAGTAACTCTCATCATCTAATTTATCGACCTTGGTAGGTTGTATATCTGTTGTTCTCAAGTCAATATTCCCAAGGTTATTTTGAGCTTGAGATATAGATATAGATAGTAATGTAAGACATAAATAAATATGCTTTTTCATAGTGTTTTCGGTAAGTTGGATATGATAATTAGAACCAGATACTATGCTAGTTCAACATAGTATCTAGTCTAATAACTAAATGTAGAAATACGAGTACATAATTTTTCTCCAGCTAAAAAGAATAATTACATTTTAGATTATTTATTTTAAAAAGGGCAAATTAAACATCTTTAATTTCCCAGCCTGGCTCATAGGATCTAGACCATAATTTCATAGCTTCTCTATTAAATATGCGTCCTGTAGTTTCATCAATTTCAAAAGAGTCATCAATTCTAGAAGCTATATTGGCATAATGTGTTAACATTTGACTAATAGCTCCTTCATCTATAGGGGATGTTAGTTCTGCTTTACCTCTGATAGTATCAAAAAAGTTTACAGTGTGTAACGTAGACATATCACCACCGCCACCAAGAGCGGTACCGGCTTCTTCGCCAGAAGAAAGATTTTCTTTGATAAGCCCACCTTTAAGGTCAAAAAGTTTATATCCACCACGGTCAATGTATACTGTACCTTTAGAACCGTCAATTATAGTACCTCTACCATATTTATTTCCATATTTATGATAACCTGTTCTACTGTTTCCATCCCATTTTATGGTCTTGTTGCCTGCAAATTTAAAAGTAGCTTCCATGGTATCATACATTTCCCAACCATCATCTTTATAATGATATTTACCAGCGTCAACAGATACATATTCTGGATATGTAACACCTAATGCCCAACGTGCAATATCAAGTTCATGAGTAGCATTATTACCCATCTCGGCCGTACCAAAATCCCAACCGTACCAATGCCAATTATAATCCCAAGTGTTATCTGTGTAGGCTCTTCTTGGTGCAGGACCTTGAAAAAGGTCCCAATCTAAACCTTCTGGCGGATTAGCTTTAGTTTGGTGAGGAACACGACCTCTTGCACTTAAATAAAAAGCAGTTGCTTTATAGACATCACCAATAATACCGTTGTGAATTTCTTTAATAATTTCTTGTGATTCTGGTGATGAGCGCTGTTGGTTACCCATTTGCACCACTTTGTTGTACTTTTTTTGATAAGCCACTACCAATTCACCTTCTTTAGGGTTATGACTGCAAGGTTTTTCCAAAAAAACATGTTTGCCGGCCTGCATGGCCATACAGGCACCTGGTGTGTGCCAATGATCTGGTGTTGACATGAAAATGGCATCCACGTCTTTATCGTTTAAAATCTTACGAATATCATTTTCTAGTTTTGGCTTATAGTTGATTTTTGAAGCCAAGTTAGCGGCAGCTTTTTCTCGCTGACTTTTCATGACATCGCACAAATATTTTAGCTCAATATTATTCTGCTTATGTGCAATTGCGGGTATATAGGCACCATACCTCCTGCCTAAACCTTGTATTGCTACATTTATTCTGTCATTTGCACCTATTATTTTAGAATAGCTCTTTGCAGACATAGCATTTGCAGTAGTACTTGCTATTGTAGCGCCTACTGCACCAAGAGCCGTTTTTTTAATGAAATTTCTTCTGTTTGAACTCATTGTATTTATTCTTTTGTATTACTGATTTCACGAATTTTTACATTTTTGAAGGATACTAGGTCTCCATGATCCTGAAGTAGAATCTGACCTTTGCCCAATTCGCCAAAATTGGGCCACTTAGCGTATTTGCTTTCAGATACTAGTTTTCTAAAGGCATCGCTCTTTCTTTCATACTCAAGAACTTTTGTCCCGTTTAACCAATGCTCAACATGATTGTCTTTAGAAATAATGTAAGCTGTATTCCATTCTCCAATTGGTTTAATAGGTTTATTGACATCGGCTTTTATTAAATCATACAAAGAACTAACTGTTCTACTACCTTCATGGTTCCCTTTTTTGGCATCAGGATGTAGATTGTCATCCAGTATTTGATATTCCAAACCTATGGAAGATCCTTCGCCCTTGTTAATTTCGGTATCTACATAATATTTAATACCACTATTGGCTCCTGGTGTTAGTTTGAAATCTACTTTCAGTTCAAAATCTTCATAAAGATCTGTGGTTACAATATCACCACCTGCAGCAGATTCAGCTCCTCCAGAAGAAAGAACGCTTAAAACACCATCTTCAATTTTCCATCCTTGCTCAGGAAATTCTTCTAATTTGGCGCCTCGCCAACCATTGGTTGTCTTACCGTCCCATAGTAATTTCCATCCATTTTTCTTTTCATCGATGGTCAATTGATTTTTAGTGATAATAGGATCTAAAGGAGAACTTCTTGAATATTTAGAAACACTATCAGTAAGGATTCTTACGTTCTTCCAAATGATATCGGTACCTGCTTTTTGGTCATCATGAATGCTGTGAACTTGTAAGCAGATAAATCCTTCTGATGTTTTGTCATCTATTAAATAGGCAGCAGGTACATCATTTACCCATGTTTTAATAGTGTCTCCAATAGCTTCAATGCGATAGTGATTCCATTCGTTTTGTTTAAAAGCCTTTTGAGCTGCTGGATTATCGGTCATTGGGTTAAGCCAACCACGTCTAGATTCATCATAAATACCACCGCTCCATGCTCTGTCAGAGGGGTCTATCTCAATTTGGTAGCCATGAACTCTTCCGTCTCTATAAGTTGGTATGCTATTACTTCTAATTTGTATACCTGAGTTCATGGAAGAATCTACCTTATAATCTAATTCTAATATGAAGTCGGTATACATTTTATCGGTAGTTAAAAATGTATTGGGTGTATTGTGCGTAGTGGTGCCCACTATGGCCTTGTCATTTACGGCATAAGTGGCATCTCCACCTAATTTATGCCATCCGTTTAAGGTTTCTCCGTCAAAAAGATCCACCCAAGGGGCATCGTCTTTAGGTGTTTCGGCGCAACTAAATATTAAGGCGGTAGTTGCTACAAGTAATAGTTTACTTTTTAATGGGTAATTTTTCATTGTTGTTATATTGATTAAATAAGGCTTTACAAAGTAGAAGTTTTATAATTTTTTGAGATGGACATTTTAGTACAAAGCATGGATTTTGCGTTCTAATCAAAAATTTGGTCATTTCTTTGAAAAATGAAAATATGAAATTTCGACTCTACTAACTATGTGAATTTCGTAATTATTTAAGCTGTATTTTATGAAATTAGTACTGTGAAAATAAATGATTTTTTTGCCGCTGTCCATATTTTCGATGAATATGTCCATTCATTAACAAGGTCTTAACAATACATTAGTAGTCAATTAACTTAACAATAAAAAAATGAAAAAACTTAAACTATTAATGGTATTCCTTTTATTGGGCATGTCATCTGTATTATTAGCGCAGAGTAGCGTTACAGGTACGGTGGCAGATGACCAAGGTCTACCAATTCCAGGAGCATCTATTGTAGTAAAAGGAACATCAAATGGAACAGCGACAGACTTTGATGGAAATTTTAGTATTTCAGTAGAGAATGGAGATGTGCTTAGTGTCTCGTATTTAGGGTATAAGTCTGTAGATGTTGCTTATACTGGTCAGTCTAACATAACAGTTACTATGGTAGAAGACGCCTCAAAACTAGATGAGGTTGTAGTTATAGGTTACGGTGGTGTAAAATCAAAAGATTTAACCGGATCTGTAAAAGTGATTGGAGCCGAAGATTTCAACAAAGGTGTTTCAAATTCACCTGGTCAATTATTACAAGGTAAAATTGCTGGTGTAAATGTAACAACTGGTTCTGGTGAACCTGGGAGTGCTATCGATATTAATATTAGAGGTGTAAATTCTATAAGTGGTTCAAGTAATCCTTTATTCGTGGTTGATGGCGTGCCTTTAGATGGTGGTTCTTCTAGTTCAGACGGTTTAGATGGTATTGGAGGAGCTTCTAGACCTAAAAGTCCTTTAAATTTTATTAATCCCCAAGATATAGAAAGTATAACTATTTTAAAAGATGCCTCTGCCACTGCAATTTATGGAACAAGAGCATCAAATGGGGTTGTTCTTATTACAACTAAAAAAGGTAAGGTAGGTAAAACTAAAGTTACATTTAGTACTTCAACCGGTTTTTCAACTGTAGAAAGAGATATTGATTTATTAAGTGCAAGTGAATATAGAGAGCAAACAGCACGTTTAGCACCAATTGTTGGTAGAGAAGCTAGTAGTTATATCGATCCGGCTAATGCAGATACAGATTGGCAAGATGAAATTTATCGAACTGCACAAATCAGTAATTATAATTTAGGGTTTTCTGGTGGGGCAGGTACCACAACCTATAATGTTTCTTTAGGTTATTTAGATCAAGAGGGTGTTGTTGAAACTACAGGGCATGAAAGTTTTACGGGTAGAATTAATATAGGTACTTCTTTGTTAGAAGATAGGTTAAAGTTAAGAGCTAATGTTACCGTGGCCGATCTTACAGACGAGAGCCAGGCTTTAGGTAGTGTAATTATTGGTGCACTTAGAGCTAACCCTACATCTGCTGTTTATGAAGGAGATGGTCAAGTGACGACCAGAGCTGGTGCTACAGATAACCCCGTCTCATTTTTTGATTTGTATCGTGATAGAGCGGAAAGTAAAAAAGTTCTAGCTAACTTTTCTACTACTTATACTATAGTTGATGGTTTGGATTATAAATTGAATTTAGGTTATGAAAATTCAGATACAGATCGTATTTTCAGATTATTCAACAATGCAGACGAAGGGGGAGATATTACCCAAGACCAAGTGGTTTTAGATGCAAGAGAAGATACTAATTTATTAATTGAAAATTTTCTTACCTACAAAAAGAGTTATGATAAATGGGATTTTGATGTTCTTGCAGGACATTCATATCAAACGTTTACAAATACAGGTTTAAGAATTGAACGTTTTGATTTTAGTACTACAGAAATTGATCCAATTTACAACTTAGGTATTGCCTCTCAAGATAATACTACGGTGTCTTCAGATAATTCTGAACGTAAATTACAATCGTTCTTTGGTAGGGCAAATGCGAATATTCTAGATAAATACTTGATCACTGCATCATTTAGAGCGGATGCTTCTTCTGTTTTCGGTGATAATAATAAGTACGGTTATTTCCCTGCTGTTGGATTAGGATGGAAAATTAATGAAGAAGCCTTCCTTCAAGACTCTGATGTGATTTCCAATTTGAAATTAAGATTAGGTTGGGGACAAACGGGTAACCA includes:
- a CDS encoding family 78 glycoside hydrolase catalytic domain, which produces MKKHIYLCLTLLSISISQAQNNLGNIDLRTTDIQPTKVDKLDDESYLIDFGKAFFGTVQLSSTIGQGDSLVVHLGEKLNKDNRIDRNPEATIRYQKVVLANLPANQIIKLKLTPDKRNSTGAAILLPDSIGAVMPFRYCEIENLKIPFKKLSVHQSALHNKFNDNASSFSSSNKILDSIWQLCKHTIKATSFTGLYVDGDRERIPYEADAYINQLSHYSVDSLYNMARRTNAYFIENPTWPTEWLLHTVPMFYTDYMYTGDLKPLQEHYENLKLKTLMDLERADGLISSSSPNLNKELIQKLGFKKPDTKIKDIIDWPPAQKDTGWELATAEGERDGYEIVPVNTVINSFYYYNLKLMSEIAAFLGKEEDVKFFNKKAGIVKSVINTLFFDEKKGYYIDGEGSTHSSLHANMMPLAFGIVPQNHKKSVTDFIKTRGMACSVYGSQYLLEGLYNSNEAQYALNLITETENDRSWWNMIQIGATMTLEAWDVKYKPNSDWNHAWGTAPLNITTRYMWGIKPKTAGFKVAEIKPQLADLTFSNIQVPTKNGVIIANFKKGNNTYNYTITIPNNMTAEFIAPPNFRLIELNGKKLKSTNNLIHLKSGNHTIKLKY
- a CDS encoding Gfo/Idh/MocA family protein, with product MSSNRRNFIKKTALGAVGATIASTTANAMSAKSYSKIIGANDRINVAIQGLGRRYGAYIPAIAHKQNNIELKYLCDVMKSQREKAAANLASKINYKPKLENDIRKILNDKDVDAIFMSTPDHWHTPGACMAMQAGKHVFLEKPCSHNPKEGELVVAYQKKYNKVVQMGNQQRSSPESQEIIKEIHNGIIGDVYKATAFYLSARGRVPHQTKANPPEGLDWDLFQGPAPRRAYTDNTWDYNWHWYGWDFGTAEMGNNATHELDIARWALGVTYPEYVSVDAGKYHYKDDGWEMYDTMEATFKFAGNKTIKWDGNSRTGYHKYGNKYGRGTIIDGSKGTVYIDRGGYKLFDLKGGLIKENLSSGEEAGTALGGGGDMSTLHTVNFFDTIRGKAELTSPIDEGAISQMLTHYANIASRIDDSFEIDETTGRIFNREAMKLWSRSYEPGWEIKDV
- a CDS encoding 3-keto-disaccharide hydrolase — protein: MKNYPLKSKLLLVATTALIFSCAETPKDDAPWVDLFDGETLNGWHKLGGDATYAVNDKAIVGTTTHNTPNTFLTTDKMYTDFILELDYKVDSSMNSGIQIRSNSIPTYRDGRVHGYQIEIDPSDRAWSGGIYDESRRGWLNPMTDNPAAQKAFKQNEWNHYRIEAIGDTIKTWVNDVPAAYLIDDKTSEGFICLQVHSIHDDQKAGTDIIWKNVRILTDSVSKYSRSSPLDPIITKNQLTIDEKKNGWKLLWDGKTTNGWRGAKLEEFPEQGWKIEDGVLSVLSSGGAESAAGGDIVTTDLYEDFELKVDFKLTPGANSGIKYYVDTEINKGEGSSIGLEYQILDDNLHPDAKKGNHEGSRTVSSLYDLIKADVNKPIKPIGEWNTAYIISKDNHVEHWLNGTKVLEYERKSDAFRKLVSESKYAKWPNFGELGKGQILLQDHGDLVSFKNVKIREISNTKE
- a CDS encoding SusC/RagA family TonB-linked outer membrane protein, whose protein sequence is MKKLKLLMVFLLLGMSSVLLAQSSVTGTVADDQGLPIPGASIVVKGTSNGTATDFDGNFSISVENGDVLSVSYLGYKSVDVAYTGQSNITVTMVEDASKLDEVVVIGYGGVKSKDLTGSVKVIGAEDFNKGVSNSPGQLLQGKIAGVNVTTGSGEPGSAIDINIRGVNSISGSSNPLFVVDGVPLDGGSSSSDGLDGIGGASRPKSPLNFINPQDIESITILKDASATAIYGTRASNGVVLITTKKGKVGKTKVTFSTSTGFSTVERDIDLLSASEYREQTARLAPIVGREASSYIDPANADTDWQDEIYRTAQISNYNLGFSGGAGTTTYNVSLGYLDQEGVVETTGHESFTGRINIGTSLLEDRLKLRANVTVADLTDESQALGSVIIGALRANPTSAVYEGDGQVTTRAGATDNPVSFFDLYRDRAESKKVLANFSTTYTIVDGLDYKLNLGYENSDTDRIFRLFNNADEGGDITQDQVVLDAREDTNLLIENFLTYKKSYDKWDFDVLAGHSYQTFTNTGLRIERFDFSTTEIDPIYNLGIASQDNTTVSSDNSERKLQSFFGRANANILDKYLITASFRADASSVFGDNNKYGYFPAVGLGWKINEEAFLQDSDVISNLKLRLGWGQTGNQAVPVGAAQSSVGTSFDDSFTFDGTTVVNGVNTTRTANPDLKWEVTEQYNVGIDWGILNGKVSGTFDYFNKTTTDLFLEVSAPVPALTNSIFINSDAEITNKGFEFALNVNAVRTDNFSLDFSGNISFLDNNIEGLETDIFVGEITGPGTSGETSSIFTNGESAGAFYLRRFDGFDAEGLEILSDEPEVVGDALPGTIYGLNINAAYKNFDLALGFNGVGDLDIFNNTARAYSSAASLSQNGNNIFREYLDVNEGPLIAPVTSSRYIEDGSFFRLNNATLGWNIENKTFLDTLRVYITGQNLFVITDYTGYDPEINTGGENVYGVDFGGYPRPTTFLLGLDLSF